GCCGTGGTCGCGGCCTGGATGTTCGCCGAGCAGAACCTGTCCGACACCTTCCCCGGCAATATCATCGCGACGGCGATGTGCTTCCTGATCGTCGCCCTTTTGATCATGCAGCCCGATCTGGGAATGGCGGTCTTGATCTCGGTGATCTGGTTCGCCGAGTTTTTCCTCGCCGGGATGCCGATCTTCTGGGTTGTCCTGTTCTTCGCCGGCGGCGTGTTCGCTCTGATCGCGGCCTATCACAGCTTCGACCACGTCGCCAATCGCATCGATACGTTTCTCGATCCGACGGCCGGCGACCGCTATCAATTGACACTGGCCCATGAGGCTTTCCTCAATGGCGGCCTGTTTGGGCGCGGCCCTGGCGAGGGCACCGTCAAGCAGGCGCTGCCCGACGCGCACAGCGATTTCATCTTCGCTGTCGCCGGCGAGGAATTGGGCCTTCTCGCGTGCCTGATCATCGTCACCCTGTTTGCCGTCGTATTGCTACGCGGCTTCGGCCGCATGCTTCAGGAGACGAACCTGTTCGTTCTCCTGGCGACGACCGGCTTGCTGGTGCAGTTCGGGCTGCAGGCGATCATCAACATGGCGTCGACCCTGCAGCTGATCCCGACCAAAGGCATGACCCTGCCGTTCATCAGTTATGGCGGCTCTTCCTACCTCGCCCTCGCGCTCGGCATGGGCATGGTGCTGGCCCTGACGCGCCGGCGGCCCGGTACCGGTGACAGTCTATGAACGGCGGCGCACAGGCGAAGCCCGTCGTGCTGGCTTCCGGCGGCACCGGCGGACATATGTTCCCGGCCGCGGCACTGGCCGGCGAATTGATCGATCGCGGATTTCGCCTGGCTTTATTCTCCGACGATCGTGGCGTGCGCTACGACGCCATGCCCAACGCGGTCGAGACCTTCGAGATCGACTCTGCGTCGCCGTCCGGCCCGCTGGCGAAGAAGGTCAGCGCCGCCTGGCATTTGTTGCGGGGCACCTTTCAGGCCAACGGTTTGTTGAGCCGGCTATCCCCATCGGCCGTGGTCGGATTCGGCGGCTATGCCTCGGTCCCTGCCCTGACGGCGGCGGTGCTGACGAAGCGGCCAATCGTCATTCACGAACAGAACGCGGTCCTGGGCCGGGCCAATCGGCTTTGGGCCGGCGCGGCATCGGCGGTCGCAGCCTCGTTCGACGACGTCGTCGGTCTGCCCAAGAAACTGCAGCAGCACGATTCGGTCATCGTCACCGGAAATCCGGTCCGCGCCGCCGTCCGTCATGTCGGCGAGACGCCCTATGTGGCGCCGGAAGCCGACGGCAAGCTCCGAATTCTCGTCCTCGGCGGCAGTCAGGGTGCAACCGTCTTCAGTGACGTGCTGCCGGCCGCGCTGGCACAGCTGCCAGAAGAGTTGCGGCAGCGGATCGACCTCAACCAGCAGTGCCGGCCGGAGGATCTCGACCGCGTGCGCGCGGCCTATGACCGGATCGGCGTCAGCCCGGTCCTGGCAACGTTCTTCGACGACGTTCCCGAACGTTTGGCGGTTGCGCACCTGATCATATCTCGCGCCGGGGCGTCGACCGTCTCCGAGATCACCGCCGCCGGCCGCCCCGCCCTGCTCGTCCCCTACCCCCATGCGATGGACGATCACCAAACGTGGAACGCCGCCGCTCTCG
This portion of the Alphaproteobacteria bacterium genome encodes:
- the ftsW gene encoding putative lipid II flippase FtsW encodes the protein MTIVVPRTDTSRLGQWWWTVDRWTLAALAALVAFGALLVMAASPAIAERLDLPTFYFVKRQFLLVPFALAILIGVSLLSPRAIRRLAAIVFLVSLALLVSTLVVGAEIKGAQRWIAIGGFSMQPSEFVKPAFAVVAAWMFAEQNLSDTFPGNIIATAMCFLIVALLIMQPDLGMAVLISVIWFAEFFLAGMPIFWVVLFFAGGVFALIAAYHSFDHVANRIDTFLDPTAGDRYQLTLAHEAFLNGGLFGRGPGEGTVKQALPDAHSDFIFAVAGEELGLLACLIIVTLFAVVLLRGFGRMLQETNLFVLLATTGLLVQFGLQAIINMASTLQLIPTKGMTLPFISYGGSSYLALALGMGMVLALTRRRPGTGDSL
- the murG gene encoding undecaprenyldiphospho-muramoylpentapeptide beta-N-acetylglucosaminyltransferase, producing the protein MNGGAQAKPVVLASGGTGGHMFPAAALAGELIDRGFRLALFSDDRGVRYDAMPNAVETFEIDSASPSGPLAKKVSAAWHLLRGTFQANGLLSRLSPSAVVGFGGYASVPALTAAVLTKRPIVIHEQNAVLGRANRLWAGAASAVAASFDDVVGLPKKLQQHDSVIVTGNPVRAAVRHVGETPYVAPEADGKLRILVLGGSQGATVFSDVLPAALAQLPEELRQRIDLNQQCRPEDLDRVRAAYDRIGVSPVLATFFDDVPERLAVAHLIISRAGASTVSEITAAGRPALLVPYPHAMDDHQTWNAAALEAAGAAWVAAHEEFTPDFVAQRLVALLDSPDELASAAAKARALGHGDAAARLADLVISVIGRTEGHA